The Desulfovibrio sp. Fe33 genome includes the window TTGCCGTATGGTTCAAGCGGGACTTCGGCCCCATGTACAAGGCCGAGATACGCGCCCGCAAAGAAGGCAAGGTCATCGCCGACAACGCCGTGCCCATGGCCTCCGAGGAAGCCACCACCCTTGAACCGGCCTCCCACGTCAAGCCGTCCGTTTGGAGCGCCATCCTGCCCATCGGCACTCTCATGGTCGCCGCATTCCTCGGCTTCTACTTCAACGGCTATCAGGCCATCGACGACCCGGAAGTGCTGGCTTCCGTCAACGCCTCGCCCCTGAGCTTCACCGCCATGCGCACCTGCTTCGGCGCTTCCGACGCCTCGGTGGTTCTCTTCCAGGCGGCTCTCCTCGCCTCCCTGGTCGCCATCGGCATGGCCGTCAGCAAAAAGATCATGCCGCTGAAGGAAGCCATCGAAACCTTCGTCACCGGCATCAAATCCATGAACATCACGGCGGTCATCCTGCTCCTGGCATGGTCCCTGTCCGGCGTCATGAAGGAGCTGGGCACCGCCACCTATCTGGTCGGCGCGCTGTCCGAGACCTTGCCCGCCTACCTGCTCCCGTCCATCATCTTCATCCTGGGCTCGATCATCTCGTTCGCCACGGGCACCTCGTACGGAACCATGGGCATCCTCATGCCCCTGACCATTCCGCTGGCCTTCGCCCTGAACCCGTCCCCGGAGTTCGTGATCCTTTCCGTGGGCTCGGTGCTGACCGGCGCTATCTTCGGCGACCACTGCTCGCCCATCTCGGACACCACCATCCTGTCCTCCATGGGAGCGGGCTGCGACCACATCGACCACGTCCGCACCCAGCTGACCTACTCCGTGACCGTGGCCGCGCTGGCCATCCTCACCGGCTACCTCCCGGCCGGTCTCGGACTGCCCGTCAGCCTGACCCTGCCGCTGGGCATCCTGGCCACGGCCCTGGTCATCCGCTTCGTCGGACGCAAGGTGGACGACTAAACCCCATCGCCAACGCAAACAAAAACGCCCGGATCGATTCAACGATCCGGGCGTTTTTCGTTGCGCTCGCAAAGACGCTAAAAACGATGGCGGTAATATTTCACGTCCACATCCATGAGCGGCACCAAATCCGGCACCTCCTCCCTGGCGATCTCGGTGAAACCTGATTTTTCGTAAAAACGATGGGCAGCGTGGTAGACGTCAACGGTGCCGAGGTATATCTCGCGGACGCCCCTTTCCCGCGCGTGGTCGAGCAGGGTCCGCATGAGCGTCGCGGCAATGCCGCGCTCCCTGCCCCGGAACGCCTGCTTCACGAACATCTTGCGCAGGGCGCAAATGCCGCCCCCCACATCCTTGAGGGCGATGGTCCCCACAAGCTCCCCGTCCTCGAACGCGAGCCAGAAATTGCCCGCGCCCTGCTGGTAAAATTCGGGAATGCGCCGCAAGTCCGGCTGTTGCTCAGCCGAAGTGGCCACGCCGAACTCGGCAATCTGAATGGTGGTGATGAGCTCGACGATCGCGTCGGAGTCGTGCCCGTCGAATGGAACGATGCGCATGACTACACCATGCGGGTGGCGACCCAGTCCAGAACCATGGTCGGGTTGACCGGAACCTGGGTATTCAGGGCGTCCTGGGCCTGATCCAGAACCAGCCCGATACGCCGCAGGTCCGCCGGACCGTACGCCCGGGCCATGCCCGCCGAAAGCGGCGTGCCGCAGGAGCCGGACAAGGCCTCGCGCAGCTCGCGCTGCATACCGAGGACAACAGCCATGGCCAAATCGCGGTCCACTGCGCCGCGCACCTGCGTCCGTTCGAACCACCCCTGGCGCGTCTGCCAGAACTTCACCAGAGCCGAGGTCCACTCCGTCACTTCGGGCGTATTCTCACGCACGTCGGGCCACGCCAGAGTCACTACCCAGGAACGGGAGACCAGGGTTTCCAGAAGCCGCTCGCGCTGAGGCGCAGCCAGGACGAACACGTTGCCCGGCCTCGGCTCCTCCAGCGACTTGAGCAGGGCGTTGGCCGCCTCGGTCATGAACATCTGGGCTTCGGCGAAGATGCTCACGCGGTAGCCGTCGCCATTGGGCGGCTGGCCCCACGTGGAACGCTTCTCGCGCACGGACTCAACCTTGATGAGCCCTTCGCGTCCGTCGAAGAAAAAGAGATCGTTGAAGGCCAGATCGGCGATCTGCCGACAGGCGGCGCAATGGCAGCACGGCTCACCGCCGCCTTCGCAATTGAGCCGCATGGCCCAATACAGGGCGAGGGCGACGCGGGATTCCGCGTCGCCCCCCTCGATAACTATGGATTGGGGCGGGTCATGGGCGATGGCGTTGAGACGCCTGACCGCGTGCTCCTGCCCCTCAAGGCGGGCCAGCAGGTCTTCGCACAGCGTCATGCCCTGCGCCTCCTAGAAGGTCTGCACTCTGTCCGGGCCGACCGACACGATACCGATCTTGACGCCGGTGATTTCCTCGATCCGCCGGAGATACTTGACCGCGTTCTCGGGCAGGTCATCCCAGCCGCGCGCGCCGGTGATGTCCTCGTCCCAGCCGGGCAGGGTCTCGAAGACCGGGGTGACGTGCGCCATGCCGTTTTGTTCCTGGGGCGGGTAGGCGATGGTCTCGCCGTTATACTCGTAGGCCACGCAGAGCTTGACTTCCTTCAGGCCGGACAGGACGTCCAGCTTGGTGATGGCCAGCTCGGTGGGGCCGTTCAGCCGGGCGGATTCCTTGAGCACGACCAGATCGAGCCAGCCGCAACGGCGCTTGCGCCCGGTGGTGGCGCCGAACTCGTGGCCGTTGCTCTGCAGGTACTCGCCGTCGGCGTCGAGCAGCTCCGTGGGGAACGGGCCGCTGCCCACGCGGGTGGTGTACGCCTTGACGATGGCGATGATTCGATCCAACTCGCGCGGCGAACAGCCGGAACCGGAGGCCGCGTTGGCGGTGACCGTGTTGGAGGAGGTCACGAAGGGATAGGTGCCGTGGTCGATGTCCAAATGGGTGCCCTGCGCGCCTTCGAACAGGACGCAATCGGCATCCTGGATGGCGGAAGACACGTCGCCGAGATACGGCACGAGCCGCTCGGCCACGGGCAGGACCTCGTCGAAGACCGCCTGTGCGTCCATGGGTTCGGCGCCGTACAGGTGTTGGAAAAGCACGTTCTTTTCTTCAAGGGCCGTGGCGATCTTTTCGCGGAGCAGCTCGGGATCGGCGAAATCACCGGCCCGGATGCCGCAACGGTGCATCTTGTCTTCGTAGCACGGGCCAATGCCCCGGCCGGTGGTGCCGATCCTGCCGTCATCGGAACGGGAGGACTCGCGAGCCGAATCCATGAGCCGATGGTAAGGCATGATGATATGGGTCTTCTTGCTTATCATCACGCGACCGGCGGAAACGTCCACACCCTTGGCGGCGAGCTTGTCCAGCTCCTCGCAGAACACGAACGGGTCCAGGACCACGCCGTTGCCGATGAGGCACTGCTTGCCGGGGTGCAGGATACCGGAAGGAATCAGGTGCAGGATGCACTGCTCGCCGTCGACCACCAGGGTATGCCCGGCGTTGTTGCCGCCCTGAAAACGGACGATGGCGTCCGCCTTCTCGGCCAGCATGTCGACGACCTTGCCTTTACCTTCGTCTCCCCACTGGGAACCGAAAACCACCATATTGGACATTGTTAGCTCCTTGAAATACCGGAATTCCGGACCCCGGATTGGAATGCGCGCACAAACGGTTATATCCCGTAAATATAAATGGGGGCCCGTGTCAACCGGCCAGCGCGTCGTTTACTTGTTGTTCTTGGGCGTGAGGGTGAGCAGCTTCCCGCGTCGGTCCTTCTTTTCCGACCCGGATTTGCACGACCCCTTTCCGTCGGCGAACTCGCGAATCTCCGGCTCCGGGAATTTTTCGGGCGCGGTCAGGGCCGCCAGGTCGATCTCCGTCGGCCCGTCTCCGGGCTGGCGGGACTGGGCCCAATTATAATTGAAAAGCTGATTTTTCAGACGGGTGGACTGGATGAGGTTGAACACCAGGACCGATTCCTCCCATCGTTTGGTGGGCTCGAAATTGCGGACCTTCTCCGCGTATTTCTCCCACAGGCTCATGAGCGAGGCCTCATCGTACGCATTGATCTGACGGGCGAGCTTCAAGAGCGCCTTTTCCATGTAGCTTTCTGACATCGATATTCCTTGATTGGTGAAAAAACGCACGCCGGGATGTCCTTCATAACAAACATCTGCACGCCCCGCCATGGCAAAATCACCCTCATCCCCGACAAAAACACGCCGCAGGGCAACGCGGCGGGCGGCTGTCCGGGGCAGGTCTCCCGCGGCCGGGACGGGTGATCCCGCAATCGTTGCCCGCCTCTGGAAGGTGTGTTATGACCGCCCCCTCACACGGCAACAACAGGGAGTCCAACCGATGAGCGATTTGAAAAAAATGTACCATACTTTGCAGCAGGACCCGTTCCCCGCAGACATGAAGCTGACCCTGGGCGACCAGGAGCTGGTCTTCAGGAAGCGGACCTGGGAGATCGACGGCGAGACCAAGGGGTTGCGCTACGGCGAGAACCCGGATCAACCCGCCGCGCTCTACGAGCTGGCCGAGGGACAGCTTGAGGTCGGCGGCGTCAAGTTCATCGGCGCGGGCCAGGGACTGGTTTCCGCCTTGACCGAGGAACACATGCTCCAGGCGGGCAAGCATCCCGGCAAGACCAACCTGACCGACGTGGACAACGCCCTGAACATCCTTCAGTACCTTTCCGCCAAGCCCGCCGCGCTCATCCTCAAGCACAACAACCCCTGCGGCGCAGCCTGGACCGAAGAGGGCGTATCCGTCGCCCTGAAGCGCGCCTTCGAGGCCGACCGCATCGCCGCTTTCGGCGGAGCCGTCGTGGTCAACCGCAAGCTCGATCTGGCCACCGCAGAACTGATAAACTCCGTATATTTCGAAGTCGTGGCCGCTCCCGAATTCGACGCCGATGCCCTTGAAGTGCTCAAGAAGAAAAAGAACCTGCGGATTCTCGAAATCCCGGGCATTTACGAACTTGAGAAGCTGTCCAAAACGCCCTTCCTCGACATCAAGTCCCTTTCCGACGGCGGCATGGTCCTTCAGTTCTCCTTCCGCAACGCGATCCTGGCCGCCGACGATTTCCTTCCGGCCGAAGCCGAGAAGGATGGAAACAGGTTCGTGGCCCGCGCCCCTTCCAGCCAGGAAGCGGACGACCTGCTCTTCGCCTGGGCCGTCGAGGCGGGCGTGACCTCCAACTCGGTCATCTTCGCCCGCGGCGGCGTGACCACCGCCATCGGCACCGGCGAACAGGACCGCGTGGGCTGCGTGCTGCTGGCCGTGACCAAGGCGTACATCAAGTATGCCGACCTGCTGTCCTCCAAGGAACTCGGCAAGTCCCTGTTCGAACTCAAGCTCGCGGCCATCAAGGACCCCGAGATGAAGGCGAAGCTGGAGGACATCGAGAAACGCACCGAAGAAGCGCGCGGCGGCCTGCCCGGCTCCGTGGTCGTATCGGACGGATTCTTCCCGTTCCGCGACGGCGTGGACCTGTGCATGGACCAGGGCGTGACCGCCATCGCACAGCCCGGCGGCTCCATCCGCGATCACGAGGTCATCACCGCCGTGAACGAAGCCACGCCGCAAGTGGCCATGGTCTTCACCGGACAACGCTCCTTCAAACACTAGAGCGCCGGACGAAAATGATGAAATGGGCTTCGCCGGGCAGGAGTTCGGCGAAGCCTTTTATTTGGGACGGCTGTCGAACTCCCTGCGGGACAGTCTGCCGAAAACGAGTTTCATGACCAGGATGAATACGGCCAGGACCCAAGTGACGGCATTGGCCAGAGTAACGGCCAAAGAGCCGATCAGGATACCGTAGACCAACCACAGGGAAACCCCCAGGGTAAGCAGCAGATACATGCGCAGTGAAATATCCGCCACGGAACGGGTCCGCCAAGTGTGCAGGACCTGGGGGAAAAAGGCCAGGGTGGTGCAGCAGCCGGCGAAAACGCCGAGGAGTTCCACAAGATCCATGCGCATGTCTCCCCATTACGCGCTCGGCCTTACCCTGACAACCGTTTCATGCTAAATGGACCGGTAACGCAACCAAAGCAAAGAACTGATTTACATATGGCTAAAACAATCCCGCTCGGCCCCTCGGTCCGCCCCGGCATGGTGGTGGAATTCATGCACGGCGACCAACCCCAGCTCGCCTGGGTGCTGGAGGAGTCCTCCGGCAAGCTCCGCCTGTTGACCATCAACAAGCGTGAAATAAAGCTGCCCACTCCGCGCCTTTTGCCTTGGCAGGGGCCGCTGCTGTCCGCCGACGCAACGCGCCAGGACATCCAGAACATTCTCAATGAACGCCAGGAGGCGCGCGGGGAGATTCAGGCGGGGCTCAACGTCATGGAGCTATGGGAACTGGCCCAGGGCGAACTGGAATCCGCCCCCCTGACCTGGTTCGCTGATCTCGTGTGGGATGAATGGGACGCGGACCATCTGGCCGCCCTGGGCAGGGCCATGCTTCAGGCCAAGACGCATTTCAAATTCCGGCCGCCCGTTTTCGAAATCTGGTCCGCCGAAAAAGTCGAGCAAAAGCTCAGGCTGCAAGCCGAGGAAAAGGAACGGGAGGCCATCACCGCCGCGGGTCAGACCCTGCTCGGCGAACTTTGGGGAGCCTACAGCCAGGGCCGCAAGCCCCGCCTGCCCGAAATCGCCCCGGACCTTGCCAAAGGACTGTCCCGCATTCTCAGGGGCAAGGTGGGCGAAACCCTGGACGAAAACGACCGAAAGATATGGACGGCCATATCCAAGGGATTGCCCGACACCCCGCATCTGGCGCTGCTCCTGGCCCAGACCTGGTCCATCCTGCCGGTCCATCACAACTATCACCTGGACGAGGCCGAATACGACTGGGGCAACGACTGGTCGGAATCCTTTTCCATAGATATCGAACAGATAAAAGAACGCTTTTCCAATCAGACAGAACCTTCCGAGATAGAAGACCTGGTCTCCATCGACGCCAGCACCACCCGGGACATCGACGACGCCTTCCGCATAGAGAAACACGGCACAGGCTACCGGCTGACCCTCGCCCTGGCCCGGCCGGAATCCCACTGGGACTTCGGCTCGCCGCTGGACAAGGCGGTCCTGCACCGTGCGAGCAGCCTGTATCTTCCCGAAGGCACCAGCCACATGATGCCCGAACAGTTGGGGACCGGCTTGTACTCCCTGCTGGAGGGCGAAGCGCGTCCCGCCCTGGTCACGGACTTCTTCCTGGCGGCCGACGGCTCCCTGGAAAGGGTCGAGCCCCGCACGGCCTGGGTCCGGCTGGCCTCGAACACCACCTATGAGATAACGGACGCGGCCATCCGGGAACGGACGGACGAGTCCCTGATGCTGGCCCATGACCTGGCGACCCGGCTGCTGGAACGGCGGCTGGCTTCCGGCGCGTGCGTCATCCGCAGGCCCGAGCCCATCGTCACCCTGGAGGGCAGCGGCGCACAGACCTCGGTGCAAATCGAGCTCAAGGAGCCCAGCCCCCGCTCCGAACTGGTCATCAGCGAATTCATGATACTTGCCAACGCGGGCCTTGCCCGATGGGCGGCCGAACACGAGGTGCCCCTGCTCCACCGGACGCAGGACATCGCCCTGCCGCCGGAGTCTGCGGGAATTTTCACCGAACCGGCGGAAATCCTGCGCTCGGTGAAACTGCTCCTGCCCCCGACCCTGGAGACCTCGCCCAAACGGCACGCGGCCCTGGGCGTCCCGGCCTACGCGCCCATAACTTCACCCCTGCGGCGGTACACCGATTTTCTGAACATGGCCCAGGTCTGCTCCTTTCTGTCGACCGGCCAACCGCGGCTCGATCGCGAGGAACTGGACCAGATCATTCCCCACCTGAATATGCGTATCCAGGCCGTGGGGGCGGTGCAACGGTTCCGGCCCAGATACTGGAAGCTGGTCTACCTGGCCAAACGCCGCCGCGAATTCCAACCCGCCGTACTCGTGGACGAGGCCGGGCCCATGGCCACCCTGGCCATGCCGCATCTTCAGGTCAATGTTCGCGCGCCGAAGAAGATGCTTGGAGACAAGCTCTATCCCGGGCAGAAATTCCTCATCAACTTCTCGCGCATCGATCCGCTGAACAACGAAATCAGACTGAGCGAAGCCCTGGAAGAGTAGCCGCGGCTTCCATTATACCTTCAAAAACGCTACAACACGCTAAACTTGAGACCATAGCTGGAGAAATCACCATGACGTTCATCTTCTGGATCCTGTTGGCCTATGTCCTCGGCTCCATTCCCTTTGGACTGCTCATTGCCCGATCGGCGTGCGGCACCGACCCGAGACAGAACGGCAGCAAGAACACCGGCGCGACGAACGTGGCCCGGCTGTGCGGCATGAAATACGGCATCGCAACCCTGGCCTGCGACCTGCTCAAGGGTCTCCTGCCCGTGGTCTTCGCGGCCTCCTGGATAGAATCCCCCTTCGCCCTGTCCCTGGTCGGCCTCGCGGCCATCCTGGGCCATGTATTTTCCTGCTTCATGCACTTCAAGGGCGGCAAGGCCGTGGCCACCACCGTGGGCGTGTTCCTGGGGCTGGCCTTCTGGCCCGCGCTCATCGCCATCGCGCTCTGCCTGCTCATGGTCTGGCTGACCGGCCACGTTTCCATGGGGTCCCTGACCTTCGCCCTGTCCCTGCCGGTGCTCATGCTCCTGTCCGGCAACATTTCCTTCATCCCGGTTGCTCTCGTCGTCATGCTTATCCTGTTCTGGAGGCACAAGGACAACATCCGGCGGCTGGCCCGGGGCGAGGAAAACCCCTGGCTCAAGAAGGAATAACGGAGTGCGGAGAGCTTCCCCCAAACGGTACGCCGTCTACTCCATCGTGGCCTCCATCCTGACCCTGGTGCTGAAGTTCGGCGCCTGGGGGATGACCGGCTCCGTCGGGCTGCTCTCGGACGCCACCGAATCCCTGGTCAACCTGACCGCCGGGGTGCTCGCCCTGACGGCCATTACCATCGCCCTGCGCCCGGCCGACGCCGACCACGCCTACGGCCACGGCAAGGCCGAATACTTTTCGAGCGGCATAGAGGGCGTGCTCATCATCGTGGCCGCCATCGGCATCGCCTATGCGGCCGTCATGCGATTTCTCTCGCCGCAGCCCCTGAACAACCTCGGCATCGGCCTGCTCCTGGCCTTTGTTTCCTCGCTCATCAATTTTCTCACTGCCCGAATCATGCTCCGGGCGGCCAAGCGCTTCGACTCCATCACCCTCGAAGCAGACGCCAGGCATCTCCTGACCGACGTCTGGACCTCGGTGGGACTGGTGGCAGGCCTGGCCGTCATCATCGTCATGCCGGAATGGAAACTCCTGGACCCGATCATCGCCATAATCATGGCCGTGAACATCGTCTTCACGGGCGTAGGCCTGCTCAAGCGGTCCGTGGGCGGGCTCATGGACGACGCCCTGCCCGACGGCGAGCTCCAGCTCATCGCCAATGCCATACACAGCTACACGGGCGACGACGCCACCTTCCACGGACTGCGCACGCGCAAGTCCGGCCCCAGGCGGTTCATCGATTTCCACCTGGTGGTGCCCGGCTCCATGACCGTGCATGATTCCCATGAACTATGCGAATTGATTGAGGAGCTTATCCACTCCAAATTGCCCAGGGCCGAAGTGACCATCCACGTGGAGCCGCTGGAAAGCGAGACCTCCTACGACGGCCATCAGGTGGGCGGCGAATGCGCGGCCTCTCTCGGCGGCCCGTGCATGGGCGTCAAGCGGGCCAAGGACGAAGACTAGCTCCCCTGCTTTTCCCAGGGAAGATTCTCGAGGATGGCCTCGACCATCGGCTCCAGCGTGGGCCGGTCCACCGCCGCGGCGGGGATGCCTTCGGGGTAGATGTTGCGCATGGCTTCCCTTCCTTCCTCGTCCAGCTTGTCCCACTTGTTCAGCACCAGGATGGAAGGAATGGCGGAAAGGTCCATATCGTCGAGAATGGCGCGGACCGCCTCGACCTGCTCCTCCACCTCGGGATGGGAGGCATCGCAGACCTGCACCAGCAGATCGGCGGAATCCAGTTCCTCCAACGTGGCCTGGAACGCCTCCTTGAGGTCCGGCGGCAACCGGCGGATGAATCCGACGGTATCGGTCAGGACCACCTCGCGCTCCTCGGGAAAGCGGATGCGGCGGCTCGTCGGGTCCAGGGTGGCGAAGAGCTTGTCCTCGGCCAGAACCTTGGACTGGGTCAGGGTGTTGAGCAAGGTGGATTTGCCCGCATTGGTGTAGCCCACCAGGGAAACAATGGGCAGCCCGGCCTTGGCGCGCCGCTCACGGGTCTGCGAACGATGCTTGCGGACTTGCTTGAGTTCGGCCTTGAGCCGGGTGAGCCGGTCGTTGGCCCTGCGGCGGTCGATCTCAAGCTTGGTTTCGCCGGGACCACGCCCGCCGATGCCGCCCATAAGCCGGGACATGGCCCGGTTCTTCCCCACCAATCGCGGCAGGGTGTACTTGAGCTGAGCCATCTCCACCTGGAGCTTGCCCGACTTCGATGTGGCGTGCTGGGCGAAAATATCGAGAATGAGTTGCGTGCGGTCAAGAATCTTGCGCTCGGTGATCTCGGCCAGGTTGCGCATCTGGGTGGGCGAAAGCTCCTGGTCGAAGATGATGATGGAAGCGTTGGCCTGCAAGGCGCGGACTTCCAGCTCGGCCAGCTTGCCCTTGCCCATGATGAACTTGGGATTGAGCTTGCGCACCCGCTGAATCATGGTTCCGGCGGATATTATCCCGGCGGTATCGGCCAGCTCAGCCAGCTCCTCCAGGGAAAGCTCCTGCACCGGGCGCGGCGTCTCGTCCACACTGACCAGCAGGGCGCGATTCTCGTCCGACTCGGTGCCCTGCCCGGCCGCCTGGCGGCCGAACTCGTCCTCCACGGCGGAGGTCACGGCCCCGAGGTCGTGCTCGAAGCGGTCCCAACGCACGGGCGGCAGCAACTCGTAACTCTTCTCGTCCGGATTGGGCGGCAGCAGATGGGCGGCCTCCACCGTGACCGGCGCGCCCTCGCGCACAGTCAGCACGGCCACGGAATCGAGCCGCAGGAAGACCATGTCCATGAGGTCCTCCTGACTCAGGCTTTCGTCGGCCAGGTGGGTATGCAGCAGCCGCAGGCCGCGCAGACGGCCGGAGCTCATGCGGGCTCGCGGCAATTCCGGGATGAAGATGGCGCGATTGTCGCCCACCAGGACCATTTCCACTTTGCCCTGGCGGTCGATGAGCAATCCGATCTGACGACCCGTTTCGGACGACAGCTCGGCCAGTTCGCGTCCTTGCTCGACGGTATAGACACCGGTGGTCGGGA containing:
- a CDS encoding DNA polymerase III subunit delta' is translated as MTLCEDLLARLEGQEHAVRRLNAIAHDPPQSIVIEGGDAESRVALALYWAMRLNCEGGGEPCCHCAACRQIADLAFNDLFFFDGREGLIKVESVREKRSTWGQPPNGDGYRVSIFAEAQMFMTEAANALLKSLEEPRPGNVFVLAAPQRERLLETLVSRSWVVTLAWPDVRENTPEVTEWTSALVKFWQTRQGWFERTQVRGAVDRDLAMAVVLGMQRELREALSGSCGTPLSAGMARAYGPADLRRIGLVLDQAQDALNTQVPVNPTMVLDWVATRMV
- a CDS encoding adenylosuccinate synthase yields the protein MSNMVVFGSQWGDEGKGKVVDMLAEKADAIVRFQGGNNAGHTLVVDGEQCILHLIPSGILHPGKQCLIGNGVVLDPFVFCEELDKLAAKGVDVSAGRVMISKKTHIIMPYHRLMDSARESSRSDDGRIGTTGRGIGPCYEDKMHRCGIRAGDFADPELLREKIATALEEKNVLFQHLYGAEPMDAQAVFDEVLPVAERLVPYLGDVSSAIQDADCVLFEGAQGTHLDIDHGTYPFVTSSNTVTANAASGSGCSPRELDRIIAIVKAYTTRVGSGPFPTELLDADGEYLQSNGHEFGATTGRKRRCGWLDLVVLKESARLNGPTELAITKLDVLSGLKEVKLCVAYEYNGETIAYPPQEQNGMAHVTPVFETLPGWDEDITGARGWDDLPENAVKYLRRIEEITGVKIGIVSVGPDRVQTF
- a CDS encoding GNAT family N-acetyltransferase codes for the protein MRIVPFDGHDSDAIVELITTIQIAEFGVATSAEQQPDLRRIPEFYQQGAGNFWLAFEDGELVGTIALKDVGGGICALRKMFVKQAFRGRERGIAATLMRTLLDHARERGVREIYLGTVDVYHAAHRFYEKSGFTEIAREEVPDLVPLMDVDVKYYRHRF
- a CDS encoding ribonuclease catalytic domain-containing protein — protein: MAKTIPLGPSVRPGMVVEFMHGDQPQLAWVLEESSGKLRLLTINKREIKLPTPRLLPWQGPLLSADATRQDIQNILNERQEARGEIQAGLNVMELWELAQGELESAPLTWFADLVWDEWDADHLAALGRAMLQAKTHFKFRPPVFEIWSAEKVEQKLRLQAEEKEREAITAAGQTLLGELWGAYSQGRKPRLPEIAPDLAKGLSRILRGKVGETLDENDRKIWTAISKGLPDTPHLALLLAQTWSILPVHHNYHLDEAEYDWGNDWSESFSIDIEQIKERFSNQTEPSEIEDLVSIDASTTRDIDDAFRIEKHGTGYRLTLALARPESHWDFGSPLDKAVLHRASSLYLPEGTSHMMPEQLGTGLYSLLEGEARPALVTDFFLAADGSLERVEPRTAWVRLASNTTYEITDAAIRERTDESLMLAHDLATRLLERRLASGACVIRRPEPIVTLEGSGAQTSVQIELKEPSPRSELVISEFMILANAGLARWAAEHEVPLLHRTQDIALPPESAGIFTEPAEILRSVKLLLPPTLETSPKRHAALGVPAYAPITSPLRRYTDFLNMAQVCSFLSTGQPRLDREELDQIIPHLNMRIQAVGAVQRFRPRYWKLVYLAKRRREFQPAVLVDEAGPMATLAMPHLQVNVRAPKKMLGDKLYPGQKFLINFSRIDPLNNEIRLSEALEE
- a CDS encoding SemiSWEET family sugar transporter, whose protein sequence is MRMDLVELLGVFAGCCTTLAFFPQVLHTWRTRSVADISLRMYLLLTLGVSLWLVYGILIGSLAVTLANAVTWVLAVFILVMKLVFGRLSRREFDSRPK
- a CDS encoding Na+/H+ antiporter NhaC family protein produces the protein MRKPLILAAVCLAAAFMPDQASAADAAAAADNALQWGALTLIPPLLAIILAFASKNVVLSLFIGVFSGCFMLELKGFDVYHAMVGGFLHLSGQVLSSLADPWDAGIVLQVLAIGGLIALISKMGGATAIAGAISRWAKTPRSSQLAAWVMGLFIFFDDYANSLTVGPIMRPVTDRLRISREKLAFIIDATAAPIAGIALISTWVAYEVGLIRDGYQAIGLSGNAYGIFVQTIPYRFYNIYILLFILIAVWFKRDFGPMYKAEIRARKEGKVIADNAVPMASEEATTLEPASHVKPSVWSAILPIGTLMVAAFLGFYFNGYQAIDDPEVLASVNASPLSFTAMRTCFGASDASVVLFQAALLASLVAIGMAVSKKIMPLKEAIETFVTGIKSMNITAVILLLAWSLSGVMKELGTATYLVGALSETLPAYLLPSIIFILGSIISFATGTSYGTMGILMPLTIPLAFALNPSPEFVILSVGSVLTGAIFGDHCSPISDTTILSSMGAGCDHIDHVRTQLTYSVTVAALAILTGYLPAGLGLPVSLTLPLGILATALVIRFVGRKVDD
- the hflX gene encoding GTPase HflX translates to MVLVGDNRAIFIPELPRARMSSGRLRGLRLLHTHLADESLSQEDLMDMVFLRLDSVAVLTVREGAPVTVEAAHLLPPNPDEKSYELLPPVRWDRFEHDLGAVTSAVEDEFGRQAAGQGTESDENRALLVSVDETPRPVQELSLEELAELADTAGIISAGTMIQRVRKLNPKFIMGKGKLAELEVRALQANASIIIFDQELSPTQMRNLAEITERKILDRTQLILDIFAQHATSKSGKLQVEMAQLKYTLPRLVGKNRAMSRLMGGIGGRGPGETKLEIDRRRANDRLTRLKAELKQVRKHRSQTRERRAKAGLPIVSLVGYTNAGKSTLLNTLTQSKVLAEDKLFATLDPTSRRIRFPEEREVVLTDTVGFIRRLPPDLKEAFQATLEELDSADLLVQVCDASHPEVEEQVEAVRAILDDMDLSAIPSILVLNKWDKLDEEGREAMRNIYPEGIPAAAVDRPTLEPMVEAILENLPWEKQGS
- the plsY gene encoding glycerol-3-phosphate 1-O-acyltransferase PlsY, with amino-acid sequence MTFIFWILLAYVLGSIPFGLLIARSACGTDPRQNGSKNTGATNVARLCGMKYGIATLACDLLKGLLPVVFAASWIESPFALSLVGLAAILGHVFSCFMHFKGGKAVATTVGVFLGLAFWPALIAIALCLLMVWLTGHVSMGSLTFALSLPVLMLLSGNISFIPVALVVMLILFWRHKDNIRRLARGEENPWLKKE
- a CDS encoding IMP cyclohydrolase, whose protein sequence is MSDLKKMYHTLQQDPFPADMKLTLGDQELVFRKRTWEIDGETKGLRYGENPDQPAALYELAEGQLEVGGVKFIGAGQGLVSALTEEHMLQAGKHPGKTNLTDVDNALNILQYLSAKPAALILKHNNPCGAAWTEEGVSVALKRAFEADRIAAFGGAVVVNRKLDLATAELINSVYFEVVAAPEFDADALEVLKKKKNLRILEIPGIYELEKLSKTPFLDIKSLSDGGMVLQFSFRNAILAADDFLPAEAEKDGNRFVARAPSSQEADDLLFAWAVEAGVTSNSVIFARGGVTTAIGTGEQDRVGCVLLAVTKAYIKYADLLSSKELGKSLFELKLAAIKDPEMKAKLEDIEKRTEEARGGLPGSVVVSDGFFPFRDGVDLCMDQGVTAIAQPGGSIRDHEVITAVNEATPQVAMVFTGQRSFKH
- a CDS encoding cation diffusion facilitator family transporter, giving the protein MRRASPKRYAVYSIVASILTLVLKFGAWGMTGSVGLLSDATESLVNLTAGVLALTAITIALRPADADHAYGHGKAEYFSSGIEGVLIIVAAIGIAYAAVMRFLSPQPLNNLGIGLLLAFVSSLINFLTARIMLRAAKRFDSITLEADARHLLTDVWTSVGLVAGLAVIIVMPEWKLLDPIIAIIMAVNIVFTGVGLLKRSVGGLMDDALPDGELQLIANAIHSYTGDDATFHGLRTRKSGPRRFIDFHLVVPGSMTVHDSHELCELIEELIHSKLPRAEVTIHVEPLESETSYDGHQVGGECAASLGGPCMGVKRAKDED